The Candidatus Cloacimonadota bacterium genome includes the window CACTTCATTTTGGTGCAAGTTATTTTTTTGCTATATCTTTATTGGTTAATCAAAACGCTCTTCATTGTGTAGCATTCTATAAATCAAGACCTTGCCAGAGGTAAATTTTATTTTTACTTCTTTTTGCTGGAATGTATTGCTCAAACTGTAAAATCCATTTACATAATCTCCAAATTTTATAGGAAACTCAAATCCAAAACTTTCAAATTTTGTAACTTTTCCCGGAGAAAAAAAGGAGACCGTTTCACCGATTTCACCTTTAAAAACATATTGTCCTGATCGATAAATTTTCCAGTAACCGAAATTATCGTACAACTCAATTCCAAGATTGTTTTCTGCTACCCACAGCTTTTTCAAACTGTACAAAGTATGATCGCTGCGCCGGCCAAATATAGAGAATAATCTGATCAGATCTGGAGAAAGTGTGCTGGCAAAATTAAGTGTTTTTTCCAGGTCGGAAGTCTGCTGCTCTTCTATCCGGATTATTTTTGCATTAC containing:
- a CDS encoding thiamine diphosphokinase; translated protein: MKKEKVISIIGNGEKPEEKLKEIILQSDVIIAADGGANHCGELDIKPDYIIGDLDSIFPENKHKFCNAKIIRIEEQQTSDLEKTLNFASTLSPDLIRLFSIFGRRSDHTLYSLKKLWVAENNLGIELYDNFGYWKIYRSGQYVFKGEIGETVSFFSPGKVTKFESFGFEFPIKFGDYVNGFYSLSNTFQQKEVKIKFTSGKVLIYRMLHNEERFD